TTGCGCGAGTAATCTTTCTGGTAACGAACGTCTCGCCTCTTATAGGCGATTCATGATTGAAAAGAATGCCATTGCAAGCGAACATATTATACGCTTCCCTATAATTGATGGTAATCCAATAAGCGTACATTTTGGCAACGGCATAAGGACTTCTGGGATAAAAAGGGGTGGTTTCAGACTGTGGCACCTCTTGTACTTTTCCATAAAGTTCTGAGGTCGAAGCTTGATAGATTTTGGTTTTCTTTTCAAGGGACAATAAACGAACAGCATCCAAAATTCTCAAAGTACCCAATGCATCTGTATTAGCCGTGTATTCAGGAATTGCAAATGAAACATGAACGTGACTCATGGCAGCCAAATTGTAAATTTCATCAGGTTGGATTTGTTGTATGAGCCTAATAAGGTTTGTACTGTCGGTCATGTCCCCATAATGCAAAAAATATTTTTGACGTTCAATATGGGGGTCTTCATAAATATGATCTATTCTTTGGGTGTTAAACAATGAAGATCTTCTTTTTATACCATGTACTTCATAGCCTTTTTTAAGTAGAAATTCACTCAAATATGCTCCGTCCTGTCCTGTAATACCTGTTATCAACGCCTTTTTTTTCATGAACTGTTTTTATTTTTCTTTAAGGAATTGTTCATTTCTTATCCCACAAAAATCCAACACCATTTTGTCGGCAGAGAGTTCTAATGTTTTAAACTCTTTATGTCCCACCAAAAACGCTATGATATCAGCATTTTTTGCAGCCTCTTTCTGGTTCGTAAGCTTAAAAACTTTATGTGTCTTAATATTTGGTTCAACTATATAGTACTCTTCATCATTGGCATTTTGAAGTACTTTTTGTACAATATACTTGGCTGGAGATTCCCTTAAATCATCAATGTTAGGTTTAAAAGCTAATCCCATTAGGGCAATTCTGGGTTTTCTTCCATTGGTTAATTGAAATTCCAGTCCAGCCGTTTTTATTTTTTCTGCACACCAAAAAGATTTGTAGTTGTTTATCTCTCTTGCCTTACCTATCAGTTGAGACTCCATAGGGTAATCTGACACAATAAAATATGGGTCAACGGCAATACAATGTCCTCCTACGCCACAGCCTGGTTGCAATATGTTAACCCGTGGATGTTTGTTTGCCAGTTCAATTAGTTCCCAAACATTGATATCTGCCTTATCACAAATCAGGGACAGCTCATTTGCAAAAGCAATTTGTACATCTCTTGAGGAATTTTCAACAAGCTTACACATTTCCGCAGTACGGGCGTTGGTTTTATGTAATTCTCCCTTAATAAAGCGTTTATAGAATTCAATCGCTTTATTGGTCGATTTTTCGTCAACTCCGCCAATAACCCTGTCATTGTTCACCAATTCAAACATAACGTTCCCGGGCAATACACGTTCCGGACAATAGGCAATATGCAATTTCCCTTTGAGTTCCGGCCTGATTCCATAAATCAAATCCATCATTTTTTCAGTAGTTCCAATCGGAGAGGTGGATTCAATGATGTACAAATCCCCCTCCTTCAATAAGGGGACAATGGCTTCTGTAGCTGCTTGAACAAAAGAGATGTCAGGTTCGTTCTTATCTTTAAACGGAGTGGGTACCACAATCAGATAGTTGTTGGCATCCACTGGGGAAATACCCGCCACCAGAAAACCTTCCTTAACAGCTGTTTCAACCGCTTCGTCCAGTTCGGGTTCAACGATATGTATTTTTCCAGCATTTATGGTGTCAACAACTTGGGGGTTAATATCCACACCATGGACTCTGATTCCATTCTTGGCTATTAATGCGGCCGTAGGAAGGCCAATATAACCTAGCCCCAACATGACTACTTCCGGACTTTTTCCCATTATATTATTTTAGATATATAGTTCAAAATTTTTTCACAGGCCCTGCCATCTCCGTAAGGGTTATGGAGTTTGCTCATGCTTGAATAAGCTTCCTTGTTCTCCAAAAGCTTTCTTGATTCAGAAATAATCCGGTTTGTATCCGTCCCTACTAGAACAACAGTCCCTGCATCAACCGCTTCTGGTCTTTCCGTGGTGTTTCTCATTACTAAAACCGGCTTGCCCAAACTAGGGGCTTCCTCTTGAACACCCCCACTATCTGTAACTATCATATAAGACTTGTTCATTAACCAGACGAAGGCTGGGTACGAAAGAGGATCAATCAATTTGATGTTTTCGACATTTCCCAAAATATCATGAACCGGTCTTTGTACGTTCGGGTTCAGGTGGACAGGGTAAACAATTTGAATATTTGAATAGGCCATGGCCAATTGTTTCAAAGCTTCACAAATATTGATGAATCCCTGCCCGTGGTTTTCCCTTCTATGTCCAGTGACCAATACTATCCTTTTTTGTGTATCCAAGGTTTCCCTCAATTGCTCTACTTCGGAATCGTGAAAATCGCTGGAGGTCACTTTTTCAACACTGTATTTTAAAGCGTCAATGACCGTATTGCCTGTGACCAGGATGGTTTCTCCATTCTGGTTTTCATTAAGTAAGTTTTTTTTGGACGTTTTTGTCGGGGCAAAGTGAAAATCAGAAATCACACTGGTAACGTTTCTATTCATTTCTTCTGGAAATGGAGATCGCAGATTAAAGGTTCTTAACCCCGCTTCAACATGACAAATCTTAGCGCCAAAATAAAAGGCGGCCAAACTTGAAGCCATTGTTGTTGTAGTATCCCCATGCACATATACATAATTTGGCCTATATTCCTCAAGTACGGGTTTGAGCTGGGTAACAATGTCAGCCGTAAGGGTATATAAATTCTGGTTTGGTCTCATTAGGTTTAAATCAAAATCAGGGGCTATTTCAAAAAAGGATAGCACCTGATCTAACATTTCCCTATGTTGCGCCGTAACACAAACTTTAGTTTCAAATTTCTTTGGGTATTTTTCAAATTCTTTGACTAAAGGAGCCATCTTAATGGCTTCTGGCCGTGTCCCGAATACAATGAGGTTTTTGATCATTTTTGCCCCGTTTTATATAGAATGCTTTTTTAAAAAAGTGTTCAATTGAACGAGTAAAAGAACAAATAATACTATCCCTAGGAAAAGTATTGGTAAAACAAATCTGTAGCTCCTCCAAATCCCCTTAATCCTTACCCCTCTTGTTGGAAAATCACTGATGACATTCAAAATTGCAGACTTGTTCGCCCTTTCGAGATTCAATGATACCAATCTGTTTTTTAAAATGTCGCGCTCTTGAACCAGCGCCAGCTCCTTATTCTGGGCTTCGCCATTCTCTGCTAAATTAATATTGGTTCCTTGCATTGGTTTGTCCGCTTCTTTTTCCAGTACCCTTTTGTACAATTGCTGTAACGAATCTATCTCAGAGAGTTGTTGGTTATAAATCTTCTCCTGTAAATCCAAATTCTCATCATTGATTTCCTTCTGTAGCTTAAAGTAATCGTTGGCTGAAATTGAACCAACAATGGCGTCTTGTATTTTTTTAGCTATGGAATTGTCAGTACTCACTATTGATATTTGATGAAACCTAGCATCCATGGAGTTAAAGTTCTCCAAATACCTCTGATAGTCCAATGCTTTTACCGTTGTGGTGTCCAACTCTCGAATGAATTCATCAAAAAGTTTGATTTTTTGATTTTCATCGGAATAGGAGTCCACAAAAACTTTCTTTATAGTCGTGGCCTCACTAACGGAAATTTCCAATGCCCTTGATAGTGTCAATGAGTCCCTAGCCATGGCCAAATCATTGTAAAAATCAATGTTGTTATATAATTGTTGCACACTGTTAAAGTTAGGCTCCACCACCATTTTGGAAATATACATCGGAGTCTTATATGAATCGGCCAAGAACCCTCCTACAGCCCCAACGATAACGGTAATCGCCAAGACAACAAAATTCTTTTGCAGAAAAAGAAGGAAAGTAATTATAGCATGAAAAATTCCGCTGAAAATTAATCCAATGAAATTGAACAGTTTTTGAAAACCTCTTCCAATCAATTGAAAAAGTTGTCCCAAATCAATTTCATCTGAAGTGTTTTTATTTGTTTGCTCAGCCATTGTCTATGAATTGAATAGTTGTTCCAAAATTTTATCTGTTATTAAATAGGTCGGTTTTACCCCTGCGGTCCCCAACCCTCCGGATGCCAGGGTACTGCCCGTTTCCAAAGGGTTGTCCGAAGCATAATACGCATACCTGACCTTAATATCCTTACGTATGCTTTTACGAATCTTGGAGGCAGATTGGATGGCCTTTTGGTAATGAACACCCTCCATCTCCAATCCTATGACATTCCAAGTGGATTCGTAGAAAAACCGTAATATATCTTTATTTT
The sequence above is a segment of the Muricauda sp. SCSIO 64092 genome. Coding sequences within it:
- the gmd gene encoding GDP-mannose 4,6-dehydratase, giving the protein MKKKALITGITGQDGAYLSEFLLKKGYEVHGIKRRSSLFNTQRIDHIYEDPHIERQKYFLHYGDMTDSTNLIRLIQQIQPDEIYNLAAMSHVHVSFAIPEYTANTDALGTLRILDAVRLLSLEKKTKIYQASTSELYGKVQEVPQSETTPFYPRSPYAVAKMYAYWITINYREAYNMFACNGILFNHESPIRGETFVTRKITRATSRIALGLQDKFYLGNLDAQRDWGHAKDYVRMMWMILQADEPEDWVIATGTTTPVREFVRLSFAEVGIELEFKGKGVDEKGYVKACNHPDYQLPIGKEVLNVDPRYFRPTEVDLLIGDASKAKNKLGWVPEYDINMLVKDMMASDLKVMQKQQYLQKGGYRVKNYYE
- the wecC gene encoding UDP-N-acetyl-D-mannosamine dehydrogenase; protein product: MGKSPEVVMLGLGYIGLPTAALIAKNGIRVHGVDINPQVVDTINAGKIHIVEPELDEAVETAVKEGFLVAGISPVDANNYLIVVPTPFKDKNEPDISFVQAATEAIVPLLKEGDLYIIESTSPIGTTEKMMDLIYGIRPELKGKLHIAYCPERVLPGNVMFELVNNDRVIGGVDEKSTNKAIEFYKRFIKGELHKTNARTAEMCKLVENSSRDVQIAFANELSLICDKADINVWELIELANKHPRVNILQPGCGVGGHCIAVDPYFIVSDYPMESQLIGKAREINNYKSFWCAEKIKTAGLEFQLTNGRKPRIALMGLAFKPNIDDLRESPAKYIVQKVLQNANDEEYYIVEPNIKTHKVFKLTNQKEAAKNADIIAFLVGHKEFKTLELSADKMVLDFCGIRNEQFLKEK
- the wecB gene encoding non-hydrolyzing UDP-N-acetylglucosamine 2-epimerase, whose amino-acid sequence is MIKNLIVFGTRPEAIKMAPLVKEFEKYPKKFETKVCVTAQHREMLDQVLSFFEIAPDFDLNLMRPNQNLYTLTADIVTQLKPVLEEYRPNYVYVHGDTTTTMASSLAAFYFGAKICHVEAGLRTFNLRSPFPEEMNRNVTSVISDFHFAPTKTSKKNLLNENQNGETILVTGNTVIDALKYSVEKVTSSDFHDSEVEQLRETLDTQKRIVLVTGHRRENHGQGFINICEALKQLAMAYSNIQIVYPVHLNPNVQRPVHDILGNVENIKLIDPLSYPAFVWLMNKSYMIVTDSGGVQEEAPSLGKPVLVMRNTTERPEAVDAGTVVLVGTDTNRIISESRKLLENKEAYSSMSKLHNPYGDGRACEKILNYISKII